A stretch of Triticum aestivum cultivar Chinese Spring chromosome 1D, IWGSC CS RefSeq v2.1, whole genome shotgun sequence DNA encodes these proteins:
- the LOC123181956 gene encoding probable manganese-transporting ATPase PDR2 isoform X2, with the protein MARFEVNGKSVEGVDLLRRRHWTARLDFWPFLALYALWLLLAVPALDFTDALVILGVLSASHILAFLFTAWSVDFRAFVGHSKVKDIHAANACKVIPAKFLGSKEIVPLHIQKTVASSSTSGETEEIYFDFRKQRFFYSAEKDNFFKLRYPTKDLFGHYIKGTGYGTEAKINTAMDKWGRNIFEYPQPTFQKLMKEQCMEPFFVFQVFCVGLWCLDEYWYYSLFTLFMLFLFESTMAKNRLKTLTELRRVKVDNQIVLTYRCGKWVKISGTELLPGDIVSIGRSPSGEDRSVPADMLLLAGSAIVNEAILTGESTPQWKVSVAGRGPDEMLSIKRDKNHILFGGTKILQHTPDKSVNLRAPDGGCVAFVLRTGFETSQGKLMRTILFSTERVTANSKESGLFILFLLFFAIIASGYVLMKGLEDPTRSRYKLFLSCSLILTSVIPPELPMELSIAVNTSLIALVRRGIFCTEPFRIPFAGKVDICCFDKTGTLTSDDMEFQGVVTLESDAELISDANKLPLRIQEVLSSCHALVFVDNKLVGDPLEKAAIKGIDWIYTSDEKAMSRRPGGQPVQIVHRYHFASHLKRMSVIVRIQEKFYAFIKGAPETIQERLVDLPAAYVETYKKYTRQGSRVLSLAYKLLPEMPVSEARSLERDQVESDLIFAGFAVFNCPIRSDSASVLLELEQSSHDLVMITGDQALTACHVASQVNICSKPVLILTRMKTSGFEWVSPDETDRVPYRAEEVKELSESHDLCISGDCFEMLQRTDAVVQVIPHVKVFARVAPEQKELVLTTFKTVGRMTLMCGDGTNDVGALKQAHVGIALLNAEPVQKAGSKSQSSKLESKSGKLKKPKPANESSSQLVPPASSSAKAPSSRPLTAAEKQREKLQKMLDEMNDESDGRSAPIVKLGDASMASPFTAKHASVAPTLDIIRQGRSTLVTTLQMFKILGLNCLATAYVLSVMYLDGVKLGDVQATISGVFTAAFFLFISHARPLQALSAERPHPNIFCAYVFLSILGQFAMHLFFLMSAVNLASKYMPEECIEPDSEFHPNLVNTVSYMVNMMIQVATFAVNYMGHPFNQSISENKPFKYALYSAVVFFTVITSDMFRDLNDYMKLEPLPEGMRSKLLLWAMLMFCGCYGWERFLRWAFPGKMPAWEKRQKQAVANLDKKQA; encoded by the exons ATGGCGCGGTTCGAGGTGAACGGCAAGTCGGTGGAGGGCGTGGACCTGCTGCGGCGGCGCCACTGGACGGCGCGCCTCGACTTCTGGCCCTTCCTCGCGCTCTACGCGCTCTGGCTGCTGCTCGCCGTCCCGGCGCTCGacttcaccgacgccctcgtcaTCCTCGGCGTCCTCTCCGCCTCCCACATCCTTGCGTTCCTCTTCACCGCTTGGTCCGTCGACTTCCGGGCGTTCGTCGGGCACTCCAAG GTTAAGGACATCCATGCGGCGAACGCGTGCAAAGTAATCCCGGCGAAGTTCCTGGGGTCGAAAGAGATTGTGCCTCTGCATATACAGAAAACT GTTGCCTCATCGTCGACGTCAGGTGAGACGGAGGAGATCTACTTTGATTTCCGGAAGCAGAGATTCTTTTACTCGGCAGAGAAGGATAACTTTTTCAAGCTACGTTACCCGACAAAGGACTTATTTGGGCATTATATCAAGGGCACCGGGTATGGAACAGAGGCCAAGATTAACACTGCTATGGACAAGTGGGGGAGAAACAT ATTTGAGTATCCACAGCCCACATTTCAGAAATTAATGAAGGAACAATGCATGGAGCCCTTTTTCGTTTTCCAG GTTTTCTGTGTTGGCCTTTGGTGTCTGGATGAGTATTGGTACTACAGTTTGTTTACACTTTTCATGCTCTTCCTATTTGAGTCTACTATGGCAAAGAATAGATTGAAGACATTGACTGAGCTTAGGCGTGTGAAAGTTGATAATCAGATTGTGTTGACTTACCGCTGTGGAAA ATGGGTTAAAATCTCAGGCACAGAACTACTACCTGGAGATATTGTGTCAATAGGCCGCTCGCCTAGTGGTGAAGATAGATCTGTACCAGCAGATATGCTATTACTGGCTGGATCTGCCATAGTAAATGAAGCTATTCTTACAGGAGAGTCTACTCCACAGTGGAAG GTCTCAGTTGCTGGCCGTGGCCCTGACGAAATGTTATCGATAAAGAGAGATAAGAATCATATCCTATTTGGTGGCACAAAGATATTGCAACACACGCCAGATAAG TCTGTAAATCTTCGGGCACCTGATGGTGGTTGTGTAGCTTTTGTATTGAGAACTGGATTTGAGACTAGCCAGGGAAAATTGATGAGAACTATCTTATTCTCAACTGAGAGG GTTACTGCAAATAGCAAGGAAAGTGGGTTGTTTATACTATTTTTGCTATTCTTTGCGATAATTGCATCAGGCTATGTGCTTATGAAG GGACTGGAGGATCCCACAAGAAGCAGATATAAACTTTTTTTAAGTTGTTCACTTATTCTGACTTCTGTGATTCCTCCTGAACTGCCAATGGAGCTGTCCATAGCAGTTAATACATCTTTAATTGCTTTAGTACGGCGTGGCATTTTCTGCACGGAACCATTCAGAATACCATTTGCTGGGAAG GTTGACATATGCTGCTTCGATAAGACTGGAACATTGACATCGGATGATATG GAGTTCCAAGGAGTTGTTACTTTGGAAAGCGACGCAGAATTAATATCTGACGCAAATAAGTTGCCTCTCCGCATTCAAGAAGTGCTATCCAGCTGCCATGCATTGGTATTTGTGGACAACAAACTG GTTGGTGACCCCCTTGAAAAAGCTGCAATAAAAGGCATAGACTGGATCTACACCTCTGATGAGAAAGCCATGTCTAGGAG GCCTGGTGGCCAACCTGTACAGATTGTACACAGATATCACTTTGCTTCTCACTTGAAGAGAATGTCTGTTATTGTCCGTATCCAGGAGAAATTTTATGCTTTCATAAAG GGTGCACCGGAGACCATTCAGGAGAGGTTAGTTGATCTACCTGCTGCGTATGTGGAAACATACAAAAAATACACGCGTCAGGGCTCCCGGGTCTTGTCTCTTGCGTACAAACTGCTTCCGGAGATGCCT GTTAGTGAAGCTAGAAGTCTGGAAAGGGATCAAGTGGAGAGTGACTTAATTTTTGCTGGTTTTGCG GTCTTCAACTGTCCTATAAGGAGTGATTCTGCCTCTGTCTTGCTCGAACTGGAACAATCTTCGCATGACTTG GTTATGATCACCGGGGACCAAGCTTTGACTGCTTGTCATGTTGCTAGCCAAGTGAATATCTGTTCGAAGCCGGTTCTAATTTTAACACGGATGAAGACTAGTGGATTCGAGTGGGTTTCCCCCGATGAAACTGATAGAGTTCCATACAG AGCTGAGGAGGTTAAAGAATTATCAGAATCACATGATCTTTGCATTAGTGGGGACTGCTTTGAAATGCTACAAAGGACCGATGCTGTTGTCCAAGTCATTCCTCATGTGAAG GTTTTTGCGCGCGTTGCTCCAGAACAGAAAGAACTTGTACTGACAACATTTAAGACTGTTGGGAGGATGACACTGATGTGTGGAGATGGAACCAATGATGTTGGTGCACTGAAACAG GCACATGTTGGCATAGCTCTGTTAAATGCTGAACCGGTGCAGAAAGCTGGCTCGAAATCTCAGTCATCCAAACTTGAAAGCAAATCAGGGAAGCTGAAAAAACCGAAACCTGCTAACGAGTCATCATCGCAATTGGTTCCACCAGCTAGCAGTTCCGCTAAAGCACCCAGCAGCCGCCCCTTGACTGCTGCTGAGAAACAGCGCGAAAAGCTGCAGAAGATGTTAGATGAAATGAATGATGAAAGTGATGGCCGCTCAGCACCGATTGTAAAGCTTGGGGATGCATCCATGGCCTCGCCTTTCACAGCAAAGCATGCCTCTGTTGCCCCCACGCTTGATATCATCCGCCAGGGGCGAAGCACCCTAGTCACTACACTCCAAATGTTCAAGATTCTTGGACTCAACTGCCTTGCAACAGCATACGTTCTCAGTGTAATGTACTTGGATGGTGTGAAACTGGGTGATGTTCAAGCTACAATCAGTGGTGTCTTCACTGCAGCATTTTTCctcttcatctcccatgctcgccCACTTCAAGCACTGTCTGCAGAGCGCCCTCATCCTAACATCTTTTGTGCATACGTCTTCCTTTCCATTCTTGGCCAGTTTGCAATGCACTTGTTCTTCTTGATGTCAGCTGTCAACTTAGCATCCAAGTATATGCCAGAGGAATGCATTGAGCCTGATTCAGAGTTCCATCCAAACCTCGTCAACACAGTTTCATACATGGTGAACATGATGATCCAGGTGGCAACTTTTGCTGTGAACTACATGGGCCACCCATTCAACCAGAGCATATCGGAGAACAAGCCATTCAAGTATGCTCTCTATTCAGCTGTTGTTTTCTTCACGGTGATCACATCGGATATGTTCAGGGATCTGAACGACTACATGAAGCTCGAGCCCTTGCCTGAAGGAATGAGGAGCAAACTGCTGCTTTGGGCTATGCTTATGTTTTGCGGTTGCTATGGATGGGAGCGCTTCTTGCGGTGGGCGTTCCCAGGCAAGATGCCAGCGTGGGAGAAGCGCCAGAAACAGGCGGTTGCAAACCTAGACAAGAAGCAGGCATAG
- the LOC123181956 gene encoding probable manganese-transporting ATPase PDR2 isoform X1: protein MARFEVNGKSVEGVDLLRRRHWTARLDFWPFLALYALWLLLAVPALDFTDALVILGVLSASHILAFLFTAWSVDFRAFVGHSKARHHLSPPTQSTLSTPVWCAVYIGINILHLLTLQVKDIHAANACKVIPAKFLGSKEIVPLHIQKTVASSSTSGETEEIYFDFRKQRFFYSAEKDNFFKLRYPTKDLFGHYIKGTGYGTEAKINTAMDKWGRNIFEYPQPTFQKLMKEQCMEPFFVFQVFCVGLWCLDEYWYYSLFTLFMLFLFESTMAKNRLKTLTELRRVKVDNQIVLTYRCGKWVKISGTELLPGDIVSIGRSPSGEDRSVPADMLLLAGSAIVNEAILTGESTPQWKVSVAGRGPDEMLSIKRDKNHILFGGTKILQHTPDKSVNLRAPDGGCVAFVLRTGFETSQGKLMRTILFSTERVTANSKESGLFILFLLFFAIIASGYVLMKGLEDPTRSRYKLFLSCSLILTSVIPPELPMELSIAVNTSLIALVRRGIFCTEPFRIPFAGKVDICCFDKTGTLTSDDMEFQGVVTLESDAELISDANKLPLRIQEVLSSCHALVFVDNKLVGDPLEKAAIKGIDWIYTSDEKAMSRRPGGQPVQIVHRYHFASHLKRMSVIVRIQEKFYAFIKGAPETIQERLVDLPAAYVETYKKYTRQGSRVLSLAYKLLPEMPVSEARSLERDQVESDLIFAGFAVFNCPIRSDSASVLLELEQSSHDLVMITGDQALTACHVASQVNICSKPVLILTRMKTSGFEWVSPDETDRVPYRAEEVKELSESHDLCISGDCFEMLQRTDAVVQVIPHVKVFARVAPEQKELVLTTFKTVGRMTLMCGDGTNDVGALKQAHVGIALLNAEPVQKAGSKSQSSKLESKSGKLKKPKPANESSSQLVPPASSSAKAPSSRPLTAAEKQREKLQKMLDEMNDESDGRSAPIVKLGDASMASPFTAKHASVAPTLDIIRQGRSTLVTTLQMFKILGLNCLATAYVLSVMYLDGVKLGDVQATISGVFTAAFFLFISHARPLQALSAERPHPNIFCAYVFLSILGQFAMHLFFLMSAVNLASKYMPEECIEPDSEFHPNLVNTVSYMVNMMIQVATFAVNYMGHPFNQSISENKPFKYALYSAVVFFTVITSDMFRDLNDYMKLEPLPEGMRSKLLLWAMLMFCGCYGWERFLRWAFPGKMPAWEKRQKQAVANLDKKQA from the exons ATGGCGCGGTTCGAGGTGAACGGCAAGTCGGTGGAGGGCGTGGACCTGCTGCGGCGGCGCCACTGGACGGCGCGCCTCGACTTCTGGCCCTTCCTCGCGCTCTACGCGCTCTGGCTGCTGCTCGCCGTCCCGGCGCTCGacttcaccgacgccctcgtcaTCCTCGGCGTCCTCTCCGCCTCCCACATCCTTGCGTTCCTCTTCACCGCTTGGTCCGTCGACTTCCGGGCGTTCGTCGGGCACTCCAAGGCGAGACACCACCTCTCGCCCCCCACACAGTCAACATTATCCACACCTGTTTGGTGCGCAGTCTATATAGGGATAAACATCTTACACTTGCTTACGTTGCAGGTTAAGGACATCCATGCGGCGAACGCGTGCAAAGTAATCCCGGCGAAGTTCCTGGGGTCGAAAGAGATTGTGCCTCTGCATATACAGAAAACT GTTGCCTCATCGTCGACGTCAGGTGAGACGGAGGAGATCTACTTTGATTTCCGGAAGCAGAGATTCTTTTACTCGGCAGAGAAGGATAACTTTTTCAAGCTACGTTACCCGACAAAGGACTTATTTGGGCATTATATCAAGGGCACCGGGTATGGAACAGAGGCCAAGATTAACACTGCTATGGACAAGTGGGGGAGAAACAT ATTTGAGTATCCACAGCCCACATTTCAGAAATTAATGAAGGAACAATGCATGGAGCCCTTTTTCGTTTTCCAG GTTTTCTGTGTTGGCCTTTGGTGTCTGGATGAGTATTGGTACTACAGTTTGTTTACACTTTTCATGCTCTTCCTATTTGAGTCTACTATGGCAAAGAATAGATTGAAGACATTGACTGAGCTTAGGCGTGTGAAAGTTGATAATCAGATTGTGTTGACTTACCGCTGTGGAAA ATGGGTTAAAATCTCAGGCACAGAACTACTACCTGGAGATATTGTGTCAATAGGCCGCTCGCCTAGTGGTGAAGATAGATCTGTACCAGCAGATATGCTATTACTGGCTGGATCTGCCATAGTAAATGAAGCTATTCTTACAGGAGAGTCTACTCCACAGTGGAAG GTCTCAGTTGCTGGCCGTGGCCCTGACGAAATGTTATCGATAAAGAGAGATAAGAATCATATCCTATTTGGTGGCACAAAGATATTGCAACACACGCCAGATAAG TCTGTAAATCTTCGGGCACCTGATGGTGGTTGTGTAGCTTTTGTATTGAGAACTGGATTTGAGACTAGCCAGGGAAAATTGATGAGAACTATCTTATTCTCAACTGAGAGG GTTACTGCAAATAGCAAGGAAAGTGGGTTGTTTATACTATTTTTGCTATTCTTTGCGATAATTGCATCAGGCTATGTGCTTATGAAG GGACTGGAGGATCCCACAAGAAGCAGATATAAACTTTTTTTAAGTTGTTCACTTATTCTGACTTCTGTGATTCCTCCTGAACTGCCAATGGAGCTGTCCATAGCAGTTAATACATCTTTAATTGCTTTAGTACGGCGTGGCATTTTCTGCACGGAACCATTCAGAATACCATTTGCTGGGAAG GTTGACATATGCTGCTTCGATAAGACTGGAACATTGACATCGGATGATATG GAGTTCCAAGGAGTTGTTACTTTGGAAAGCGACGCAGAATTAATATCTGACGCAAATAAGTTGCCTCTCCGCATTCAAGAAGTGCTATCCAGCTGCCATGCATTGGTATTTGTGGACAACAAACTG GTTGGTGACCCCCTTGAAAAAGCTGCAATAAAAGGCATAGACTGGATCTACACCTCTGATGAGAAAGCCATGTCTAGGAG GCCTGGTGGCCAACCTGTACAGATTGTACACAGATATCACTTTGCTTCTCACTTGAAGAGAATGTCTGTTATTGTCCGTATCCAGGAGAAATTTTATGCTTTCATAAAG GGTGCACCGGAGACCATTCAGGAGAGGTTAGTTGATCTACCTGCTGCGTATGTGGAAACATACAAAAAATACACGCGTCAGGGCTCCCGGGTCTTGTCTCTTGCGTACAAACTGCTTCCGGAGATGCCT GTTAGTGAAGCTAGAAGTCTGGAAAGGGATCAAGTGGAGAGTGACTTAATTTTTGCTGGTTTTGCG GTCTTCAACTGTCCTATAAGGAGTGATTCTGCCTCTGTCTTGCTCGAACTGGAACAATCTTCGCATGACTTG GTTATGATCACCGGGGACCAAGCTTTGACTGCTTGTCATGTTGCTAGCCAAGTGAATATCTGTTCGAAGCCGGTTCTAATTTTAACACGGATGAAGACTAGTGGATTCGAGTGGGTTTCCCCCGATGAAACTGATAGAGTTCCATACAG AGCTGAGGAGGTTAAAGAATTATCAGAATCACATGATCTTTGCATTAGTGGGGACTGCTTTGAAATGCTACAAAGGACCGATGCTGTTGTCCAAGTCATTCCTCATGTGAAG GTTTTTGCGCGCGTTGCTCCAGAACAGAAAGAACTTGTACTGACAACATTTAAGACTGTTGGGAGGATGACACTGATGTGTGGAGATGGAACCAATGATGTTGGTGCACTGAAACAG GCACATGTTGGCATAGCTCTGTTAAATGCTGAACCGGTGCAGAAAGCTGGCTCGAAATCTCAGTCATCCAAACTTGAAAGCAAATCAGGGAAGCTGAAAAAACCGAAACCTGCTAACGAGTCATCATCGCAATTGGTTCCACCAGCTAGCAGTTCCGCTAAAGCACCCAGCAGCCGCCCCTTGACTGCTGCTGAGAAACAGCGCGAAAAGCTGCAGAAGATGTTAGATGAAATGAATGATGAAAGTGATGGCCGCTCAGCACCGATTGTAAAGCTTGGGGATGCATCCATGGCCTCGCCTTTCACAGCAAAGCATGCCTCTGTTGCCCCCACGCTTGATATCATCCGCCAGGGGCGAAGCACCCTAGTCACTACACTCCAAATGTTCAAGATTCTTGGACTCAACTGCCTTGCAACAGCATACGTTCTCAGTGTAATGTACTTGGATGGTGTGAAACTGGGTGATGTTCAAGCTACAATCAGTGGTGTCTTCACTGCAGCATTTTTCctcttcatctcccatgctcgccCACTTCAAGCACTGTCTGCAGAGCGCCCTCATCCTAACATCTTTTGTGCATACGTCTTCCTTTCCATTCTTGGCCAGTTTGCAATGCACTTGTTCTTCTTGATGTCAGCTGTCAACTTAGCATCCAAGTATATGCCAGAGGAATGCATTGAGCCTGATTCAGAGTTCCATCCAAACCTCGTCAACACAGTTTCATACATGGTGAACATGATGATCCAGGTGGCAACTTTTGCTGTGAACTACATGGGCCACCCATTCAACCAGAGCATATCGGAGAACAAGCCATTCAAGTATGCTCTCTATTCAGCTGTTGTTTTCTTCACGGTGATCACATCGGATATGTTCAGGGATCTGAACGACTACATGAAGCTCGAGCCCTTGCCTGAAGGAATGAGGAGCAAACTGCTGCTTTGGGCTATGCTTATGTTTTGCGGTTGCTATGGATGGGAGCGCTTCTTGCGGTGGGCGTTCCCAGGCAAGATGCCAGCGTGGGAGAAGCGCCAGAAACAGGCGGTTGCAAACCTAGACAAGAAGCAGGCATAG